A part of Polynucleobacter sp. MG-Unter2-18 genomic DNA contains:
- a CDS encoding NADH-ubiquinone oxidoreductase-F iron-sulfur binding region domain-containing protein has translation MNHPKPSDEVKAVAVATADDLRETIRRKSKLKGRQADDVSLAEVRQLIGAAADRRDLLIENLHKLNDEYRALHDRHLVALAKEMNLPMAEVYEVATFYHHFEVVRGNDPVADITLRVCDGIACELAGAQNLLAKLPVILGNPKIKVEAAPCVGRCEQAPIAVVHQYPVLFATTDKVAAAVKNNLTTHPMAKDSAIFDPAALAEQGVSPQGDNQAVSPDYVGYESYRAQGGYSLAKEIVEGKKDGESIVKIMESSGLRGLGGAGFPAGRKWRIVRDQVAPKLMAVNIDEGEPGTFKDRTYLERDPHRFLEGLLIAANVVGIDACYIYLRDEYHGCRELLELELAKLIANPPFKLPLIELRRGAGAYICGEESAMIESIEGKRGEPRMRPPYIAQVGLFGRPTLEHNFETLYWVRDIVQRGPEWFSSFGRHDRKGLRSYSVSGRVKNPGVKLAPAGITIQELIDEYCGGMQDGHKFYGYLPGGASGGILPATMNDIPLDFDTLQPYGCFIGSAAVMVFGDQDKARDMALNVMHFFEHESCGQCTPCRVGTSKAAKLMQSSTWDQDTLEDLATVMVDASICGLGQAAPNPIRCIAKYFPEEVA, from the coding sequence ATGAATCACCCAAAACCCTCGGATGAAGTCAAGGCTGTTGCCGTAGCAACAGCAGATGATTTAAGGGAAACCATTCGTCGCAAGAGCAAACTCAAAGGGCGTCAAGCAGACGATGTGTCCTTGGCAGAAGTTCGCCAGTTAATTGGTGCTGCAGCTGACCGTCGCGATTTGCTGATTGAGAATTTACACAAGCTCAATGATGAATACCGCGCTTTGCATGATCGTCATTTGGTTGCCCTCGCAAAAGAAATGAATTTGCCGATGGCGGAAGTTTATGAGGTTGCCACTTTTTATCACCACTTTGAAGTGGTGCGTGGCAATGATCCCGTTGCAGATATTACTCTGCGTGTTTGTGATGGTATCGCCTGTGAGCTTGCTGGCGCACAAAATCTATTAGCAAAGTTACCAGTAATTTTGGGTAACCCAAAAATTAAGGTGGAGGCCGCTCCCTGTGTGGGCCGTTGTGAACAGGCTCCAATAGCAGTTGTGCATCAGTACCCAGTATTGTTCGCAACTACTGATAAGGTTGCCGCAGCCGTCAAAAATAATTTGACGACTCATCCGATGGCTAAGGACAGTGCGATTTTTGATCCCGCAGCTTTAGCTGAACAGGGCGTATCTCCACAGGGTGACAATCAAGCAGTTTCACCGGACTATGTAGGCTATGAGTCCTATCGCGCGCAGGGTGGTTACTCCCTAGCAAAAGAAATTGTTGAAGGTAAAAAAGATGGCGAGAGCATCGTCAAGATCATGGAAAGCTCGGGACTCCGCGGCCTAGGTGGCGCGGGCTTCCCAGCGGGACGTAAGTGGCGCATTGTGAGAGATCAAGTCGCTCCAAAGTTGATGGCAGTGAACATTGACGAAGGTGAGCCAGGGACATTTAAGGACCGCACCTATTTGGAGCGCGACCCACATCGTTTTTTAGAGGGTTTGTTAATTGCCGCTAATGTAGTCGGTATAGATGCTTGCTATATTTATTTACGCGATGAGTATCATGGTTGCCGTGAATTACTCGAATTGGAGCTAGCAAAGCTCATAGCAAATCCGCCATTTAAATTGCCATTGATTGAGTTGCGACGTGGCGCGGGCGCGTATATCTGCGGCGAAGAATCCGCCATGATTGAAAGTATCGAAGGTAAACGGGGCGAGCCTCGTATGCGTCCTCCGTACATAGCTCAAGTTGGATTGTTTGGTCGTCCAACGTTAGAGCACAACTTTGAAACTCTCTACTGGGTGCGCGATATTGTTCAGCGTGGTCCTGAGTGGTTTAGCTCCTTCGGTCGCCATGATCGCAAAGGCTTGCGCAGCTATAGCGTTAGTGGCCGAGTTAAAAACCCAGGTGTGAAACTGGCTCCAGCCGGTATTACGATTCAGGAGTTGATTGATGAATATTGTGGCGGCATGCAAGATGGCCATAAGTTCTACGGTTATCTACCGGGTGGCGCATCTGGTGGCATCTTGCCAGCAACCATGAATGACATTCCATTGGACTTTGATACCTTGCAGCCTTATGGTTGTTTCATTGGTTCAGCTGCGGTGATGGTGTTTGGCGATCAAGACAAGGCGCGCGATATGGCGCTCAACGTAATGCATTTCTTTGAACATGAGAGCTGCGGTCAATGTACGCCATGTCGTGTAGGCACCAGCAAAGCTGCCAAGTTAATGCAGTCATCAACTTGGGATCAAGATACTTTAGAAGACTTGGCAACTGTGATGGTTGATGCTTCTATCTGCGGTCTAGGTCAAGCTGCACCCAATCCAATTCGCTGTATTGCAAAATATTTCCCAGAAGAAGTTGCTTAA
- the fdhF gene encoding formate dehydrogenase subunit alpha codes for MNAPVNPKELELQTVEFKLDGKTIVSYEGETILKAAKRHGIDIPHLCFKDGYRADGNCRACVVEINGERTLAPSCCRSATPGMDVKANSERALKSQKLVLEMLLSDMPDEGFKWVGDSKEEEQKKQHGELSTWAARLDVTVRPELKALRREKVTHDISHPAMAVNLDACIQCNRCVRACREEQVNDVIGYAMRGSHSEIVFDLNDPMGDSTCVACGECVQACPTGALMPKGLIGSQTVDRKVDSVCPFCGVGCQITYNVKDEKIVSVEGRDGPANHNRLCVKGRFGMDYIHNPQRLTKPLIRKAGVAKDEALLEGKQDWSDIFREATWEEALELAGGGLKKLKDQYGNKVLAGFGSAKGSNEEAYLFQKLVRTGFGSNNVDHCTRLCHASSVAALLEGVGSGAVSNQVNDVEHSSLIFLIGSNPTANHPVAATWFKNAAKRGAKIVLCDPRATEISKHAWRTMQFKPDTDVAMLNAMIFTVIEEGLVDEDFIKNRSNNFEALKENIKGYSPEAMAPICGIPAETLREVAREFATTKSAMILWGMGISQHVHGTDNARCLIALVSITGQIGKPGSGLHPLRGQNNVQGASDAGLIPMMFPNYQRVDNPEAHAWFEKFWDTPLDKKPGYTVVEIMHKITAPDSDPDKIRGMYVEGENPAMSDPDLNHARHALASLDLLVVQDIFMTETALLADVVLPASAWPEKVGTASNTDRMVQMGKKAINPPGDAKPDLWIIQQIAKRMGLNWNYQGADDGVAEVYDEMRQAMHAAINGITWERLEKESSVTYPCLSAEDPGRPIVFDDKFDTKDGRVKLVPADIIPANERPDAEYPFVLITGRQLEHWHTGSMTRRATVLDAIEPMATVSMHGEDMTQLGVSAGDVIKVQSRRGEVAIHVRRDDGTPRGVIFIPFAYYEAAANLITNSALDPFGKIPEFKYCAVKLAKGGQAAPVMGYGTNDPQRQKVEPIH; via the coding sequence ATGAACGCACCAGTAAATCCTAAAGAACTTGAATTGCAAACCGTTGAGTTCAAACTTGACGGCAAAACCATCGTTTCTTACGAAGGCGAGACTATTCTCAAGGCCGCTAAGCGCCACGGGATCGATATTCCTCATTTGTGTTTTAAAGATGGTTACCGCGCTGATGGTAATTGCCGTGCTTGCGTAGTAGAAATTAATGGTGAGCGTACTTTGGCACCTAGTTGCTGTCGTAGCGCAACTCCAGGCATGGATGTCAAAGCCAATAGCGAGCGTGCACTAAAGAGTCAAAAGCTAGTGCTCGAGATGTTGTTATCAGACATGCCTGATGAAGGATTTAAGTGGGTTGGTGATAGCAAAGAAGAAGAGCAAAAAAAACAACATGGTGAATTGAGTACTTGGGCTGCTCGCTTAGATGTCACGGTTCGACCTGAGCTTAAAGCCTTACGTCGTGAAAAAGTCACTCATGATATATCTCACCCAGCCATGGCAGTGAATCTAGATGCCTGCATTCAATGTAATCGTTGTGTGCGCGCTTGTCGTGAAGAGCAGGTCAATGATGTGATCGGCTATGCAATGCGCGGTTCTCATAGCGAGATCGTATTCGATCTAAATGACCCCATGGGCGATAGCACTTGCGTTGCTTGTGGTGAGTGCGTACAAGCTTGCCCAACAGGCGCATTAATGCCTAAGGGTTTAATTGGCTCGCAAACGGTTGACCGTAAGGTGGATTCAGTTTGTCCATTCTGCGGCGTAGGCTGCCAAATTACTTACAACGTAAAAGATGAAAAGATTGTTAGCGTAGAAGGTCGTGATGGCCCGGCCAATCACAATCGTCTTTGCGTGAAGGGTCGCTTCGGTATGGATTACATCCATAACCCACAGCGCTTAACCAAGCCGCTAATTCGTAAAGCAGGAGTTGCTAAAGATGAAGCTTTATTAGAAGGTAAGCAAGATTGGTCCGACATCTTCCGTGAAGCTACTTGGGAAGAAGCTTTGGAACTTGCTGGTGGTGGCCTCAAAAAGCTAAAAGATCAATACGGTAACAAGGTACTTGCAGGTTTTGGCTCTGCAAAAGGCAGCAATGAAGAAGCTTACTTGTTCCAAAAACTGGTACGCACCGGTTTTGGTAGCAATAACGTTGACCATTGCACGCGCCTTTGCCATGCATCTTCTGTAGCTGCATTGCTCGAGGGTGTTGGTTCGGGTGCCGTTAGTAACCAAGTCAACGATGTTGAGCATTCAAGTCTTATTTTCTTGATCGGTTCAAATCCAACAGCAAATCACCCTGTTGCTGCTACCTGGTTTAAGAATGCGGCTAAACGTGGCGCCAAAATTGTCTTGTGCGATCCACGTGCGACTGAAATCAGTAAGCATGCTTGGCGTACGATGCAGTTCAAGCCAGATACTGATGTGGCAATGCTCAACGCCATGATCTTCACAGTTATTGAAGAGGGCTTAGTTGATGAAGACTTTATTAAGAACCGCTCCAATAATTTTGAAGCTCTTAAAGAAAATATCAAGGGCTATAGCCCAGAAGCGATGGCACCTATCTGCGGTATCCCAGCGGAAACCTTGCGTGAGGTAGCTAGGGAATTTGCTACTACTAAATCTGCCATGATTTTGTGGGGAATGGGTATTAGTCAGCACGTTCATGGCACTGATAATGCCCGTTGCTTAATTGCTTTGGTCAGTATTACTGGTCAAATTGGTAAGCCTGGTTCTGGCTTGCATCCACTACGCGGACAAAATAACGTGCAGGGTGCAAGTGATGCCGGATTAATCCCGATGATGTTCCCGAACTACCAACGCGTAGACAATCCGGAAGCGCATGCCTGGTTCGAAAAATTCTGGGATACCCCATTAGATAAAAAGCCAGGTTATACCGTAGTGGAGATCATGCACAAGATCACTGCGCCCGATAGCGATCCAGACAAGATTCGTGGCATGTATGTGGAGGGCGAGAATCCTGCGATGAGTGATCCCGACTTGAATCATGCCCGCCATGCTTTAGCTTCTTTGGATCTATTGGTCGTACAAGATATTTTTATGACCGAGACTGCGCTCCTAGCCGATGTGGTATTGCCAGCAAGTGCATGGCCTGAGAAAGTCGGTACTGCCAGCAATACCGATCGTATGGTTCAGATGGGCAAGAAAGCGATTAATCCTCCAGGGGACGCCAAGCCTGATTTGTGGATCATTCAACAAATTGCTAAACGCATGGGTCTGAACTGGAACTACCAAGGTGCTGACGACGGTGTTGCAGAAGTGTATGACGAGATGCGTCAAGCAATGCATGCAGCCATTAACGGCATTACTTGGGAGCGTTTAGAAAAAGAGTCTAGCGTGACTTACCCATGCTTATCCGCTGAAGATCCAGGTCGCCCCATTGTGTTTGATGACAAGTTTGATACTAAAGATGGCAGAGTCAAGTTAGTGCCAGCCGATATCATTCCTGCGAATGAGCGTCCAGATGCGGAGTATCCATTTGTATTGATTACAGGTCGTCAGCTAGAGCATTGGCATACCGGTAGCATGACGCGCCGTGCAACTGTCTTAGATGCGATTGAGCCAATGGCTACTGTGTCGATGCACGGTGAAGATATGACCCAGTTAGGTGTATCTGCTGGTGATGTCATTAAGGTTCAGTCTCGTCGTGGCGAAGTCGCTATTCACGTTCGACGAGATGACGGAACTCCCCGTGGCGTGATCTTTATTCCGTTTGCATACTATGAGGCTGCAGCCAACCTCATTACCAACTCAGCCTTAGATCCATTTGGCAAGATTCCTGAGTTTAAGTACTGCGCGGTCAAACTTGCTAAAGGTGGTCAAGCCGCTCCAGTAATGGGCTATGGCACCAATGATCCCCAACGGCAGAAAGTGGAGCCGATTCACTGA
- a CDS encoding ParD-like family protein, which yields MGVPVRIDENLYEAAKSEAKSEHRTIAGQLEFWATVGRAAIDNPDLPISFITASLASLAEPRADATPFIPRSKKV from the coding sequence ATGGGCGTGCCAGTCAGAATTGATGAAAATCTATATGAAGCAGCGAAATCAGAGGCCAAGTCTGAGCATCGGACTATTGCCGGCCAGCTTGAGTTTTGGGCTACGGTAGGCAGGGCTGCAATTGATAATCCCGACCTCCCAATTTCATTTATTACTGCCTCTTTGGCATCATTAGCAGAGCCTAGGGCAGATGCCACTCCATTCATTCCTCGCTCTAAGAAGGTTTGA
- a CDS encoding type II toxin-antitoxin system RelE/ParE family toxin yields MAHSVIQTRRFARQYKKLNDNTAKDVDGAVGIISNKPSIGERKKGDLAALLVYKFKSKDQLYLLGYSIDDGLSLIYLEAIGSHENFYRDIKR; encoded by the coding sequence ATGGCGCATTCTGTTATTCAAACGCGCCGATTCGCCAGACAATATAAAAAGCTAAATGACAATACCGCCAAGGATGTGGATGGCGCTGTAGGAATTATTTCAAATAAACCTTCAATTGGCGAAAGAAAGAAGGGTGATTTAGCAGCATTGTTAGTCTATAAGTTCAAAAGCAAGGATCAACTCTATTTGCTTGGTTACTCTATTGATGACGGCTTGAGCTTGATCTATCTCGAGGCGATCGGCTCACATGAAAACTTCTATCGAGACATCAAGAGATAA
- the nadB gene encoding L-aspartate oxidase: MASSKPQTPPTDSKAELPVLIIGAGLAGLTVALHMAETQPVIVMAKRGLGEAATAWAQGGIVGVVDKVHDSVDSHVADTLDAGAGLVVESTAQYIAEESAEAIRWLVDQGVPFTADETGPMGLHLTREGGHSQRRIAHVADATGKAIHEVLLDKARAHKNIQLLEHWIALDLITNRHLDAKTQRTKPNRCYGVYALDINNNRVETIEAKSVVLATGGVGKVYKYTSNPDTATGDGIAMAWRAGCRVGNMEFIQFHPTCLYHPSDRTFLITEAMRGEGGLLKLPNGTRFMPEHDERHELAPRDIVARAIDFEMKKHGLDYVHLDATHLGEAFIQEHFPMIYARCMSLGLDITKESIPVVPAAHYTCGGVVTDLKGRTDLPGLYAVGEATYTGLHGANRLASNSLLECIVIGKSAAADISAMKTPAMPNLPLWDESQVEDADEQVVIAHNWDELRSLMWNYVGIVRTNRRLERALHRIKLLRYEVQEYYANFKVTRDLIELRNLLECAELIVRSALMRRESRGLHYSRDYPGTWAVSYPTILTPQAEGTSENPET; the protein is encoded by the coding sequence ATGGCTAGTTCAAAACCCCAAACCCCGCCAACCGACTCCAAAGCAGAATTACCTGTCCTAATTATTGGAGCAGGTTTAGCAGGTCTGACCGTAGCTCTTCATATGGCAGAGACGCAACCGGTCATTGTGATGGCCAAGCGCGGTCTGGGTGAGGCTGCAACCGCTTGGGCTCAAGGTGGCATCGTTGGAGTGGTTGATAAAGTACATGACAGCGTTGATTCTCATGTTGCTGATACTTTAGATGCTGGTGCAGGACTCGTGGTGGAGTCTACTGCTCAATACATCGCCGAAGAAAGCGCTGAAGCCATTCGTTGGCTTGTTGATCAGGGCGTTCCGTTTACCGCCGATGAGACTGGTCCCATGGGTTTGCATCTGACTCGTGAAGGTGGTCACAGTCAGCGTCGGATTGCACACGTTGCGGATGCTACTGGTAAGGCTATTCATGAGGTGTTGTTAGATAAAGCGCGAGCTCATAAAAATATTCAATTACTAGAGCACTGGATTGCTTTAGATCTCATTACCAATCGTCACCTAGATGCGAAGACGCAACGGACTAAGCCGAATCGCTGCTATGGCGTATATGCCCTGGATATTAACAATAATCGCGTCGAAACAATTGAAGCTAAGTCAGTTGTATTGGCTACGGGTGGTGTTGGTAAGGTATACAAATACACCAGTAACCCCGATACCGCCACAGGAGATGGTATTGCTATGGCTTGGCGTGCAGGCTGCCGCGTCGGTAATATGGAATTTATTCAGTTCCATCCAACGTGTCTGTATCACCCTAGTGATAGAACCTTTTTAATTACTGAGGCGATGCGCGGTGAAGGTGGTCTGCTCAAGCTGCCTAATGGCACTCGCTTTATGCCCGAGCATGACGAGCGCCATGAGCTAGCGCCGCGTGATATTGTGGCCAGAGCAATCGACTTTGAGATGAAAAAGCATGGTCTCGATTATGTACACCTCGATGCCACTCATTTAGGTGAAGCTTTTATTCAAGAGCATTTCCCAATGATCTATGCGCGCTGTATGAGTTTGGGATTGGATATCACTAAAGAGTCAATACCTGTTGTACCAGCAGCGCACTATACCTGCGGTGGTGTTGTTACTGATCTCAAAGGCCGCACTGATTTACCTGGTCTATATGCGGTAGGCGAAGCTACTTATACAGGCTTGCATGGCGCCAATCGCTTGGCAAGCAATTCATTATTGGAGTGCATCGTTATTGGTAAATCTGCTGCTGCAGATATCTCTGCTATGAAAACACCAGCAATGCCCAATTTACCTTTATGGGACGAGAGTCAGGTTGAGGATGCGGATGAACAAGTGGTGATTGCCCACAACTGGGATGAGTTACGCTCATTGATGTGGAATTACGTCGGTATTGTAAGAACCAATCGAAGACTAGAGCGTGCATTACATCGCATCAAACTCCTCAGATATGAAGTGCAAGAGTATTACGCAAACTTTAAAGTGACGCGAGATCTGATTGAGCTACGTAACTTACTTGAGTGTGCAGAGTTGATTGTGAGATCAGCGCTCATGCGCCGAGAGAGTAGGGGGCTACATTACAGCCGCGATTACCCAGGCACTTGGGCAGTTTCTTATCCAACTATTTTGACGCCTCAGGCAGAAGGTACCTCAGAAAATCCTGAGACCTAA
- a CDS encoding BrnA antitoxin family protein, with amino-acid sequence MNVKLKNMKEDWVDPDDAPEADEQWFRDAHVYVGDTLIKRGVGRPPIQNTKEMLSLRMDFDVLEKLRASGKGWQTRLHNYIKEAVLKGDL; translated from the coding sequence ATGAACGTGAAATTAAAAAATATGAAGGAAGATTGGGTTGATCCAGATGATGCACCAGAAGCAGATGAGCAGTGGTTTCGAGATGCCCACGTCTATGTTGGCGACACCCTGATTAAGAGAGGTGTTGGTAGACCACCCATACAAAATACTAAAGAGATGCTCAGTCTCAGAATGGACTTTGATGTTCTTGAAAAACTGCGGGCGAGTGGTAAAGGCTGGCAAACCCGACTCCACAATTACATTAAAGAGGCCGTTTTAAAAGGCGACCTTTAA
- a CDS encoding BrnT family toxin, with amino-acid sequence MIEFDDAKRQITLFTRGLDMAKANEVFDKSHLDQIDVRKDYGEARIRTFGYLDKQPVFVVWTYRGNIKRIISMRKANEREIKKYEGRLG; translated from the coding sequence GTGATTGAATTTGACGATGCAAAGCGACAGATAACCTTATTTACGCGCGGTCTTGATATGGCTAAGGCAAACGAAGTATTTGATAAATCTCACTTGGATCAAATCGATGTCAGAAAAGATTATGGTGAAGCAAGGATTAGAACTTTTGGCTATTTAGACAAACAACCAGTATTTGTTGTTTGGACTTATAGGGGCAACATCAAAAGAATCATCAGTATGAGGAAAGCAAATGAACGTGAAATTAAAAAATATGAAGGAAGATTGGGTTGA
- the nadC gene encoding carboxylating nicotinate-nucleotide diphosphorylase, translating into MFDYNETLEQARQRNIADALMEDIGKCDWTAQLVPSKPVHAQLIVRQEAVLCGVDWFEGTLKKLDPAAKVTWCYLEGDLMKSDTKVCDIEANSRALLSAERPCINFLQTLSWTASIARQHVDAIAGVSPNPKGCAVLDTRKTIPGLRQAQKYAVRIGGGQNQRLALWHGILIKENHIAAAGGVAAAVKAAQALNSGVDIQVEVENFTELKEALDAGAKSILIDNFTTEQMKEAVAFTNGRALLEASGGIDLDQMRAIAATGVDRISLGKLTKDIRAVDFSMRIS; encoded by the coding sequence ATGTTTGATTACAACGAAACCTTGGAGCAGGCACGCCAACGCAATATCGCTGATGCGCTAATGGAGGATATTGGCAAGTGCGATTGGACTGCGCAACTAGTTCCCAGCAAACCCGTACATGCACAACTGATTGTTCGTCAAGAAGCTGTTCTGTGTGGGGTAGATTGGTTTGAAGGCACCCTCAAGAAGTTAGATCCTGCAGCAAAGGTGACTTGGTGCTACCTAGAGGGTGACTTGATGAAGTCCGATACCAAAGTTTGCGATATTGAAGCAAACTCTCGTGCCCTACTCTCTGCTGAGCGTCCCTGTATTAACTTCTTACAAACACTATCGTGGACAGCTAGCATTGCTCGTCAACACGTTGATGCCATCGCAGGCGTCAGCCCAAATCCAAAGGGTTGTGCTGTACTCGATACACGCAAAACCATTCCAGGCTTACGTCAGGCGCAGAAATATGCAGTACGTATTGGCGGTGGTCAAAACCAACGTCTTGCACTTTGGCATGGCATCTTAATTAAAGAGAATCATATTGCTGCTGCAGGAGGTGTTGCTGCTGCAGTGAAAGCTGCACAGGCTTTAAATTCTGGGGTGGATATTCAGGTTGAAGTGGAGAACTTTACTGAATTAAAAGAGGCTTTGGATGCTGGTGCAAAAAGCATCTTGATTGATAACTTCACCACCGAGCAAATGAAAGAAGCGGTCGCCTTTACTAATGGTCGCGCCTTATTGGAGGCCTCTGGTGGTATCGACCTAGATCAGATGCGTGCCATTGCTGCTACAGGTGTTGATCGCATCTCCCTTGGCAAGCTGACTAAAGATATTAGGGCAGTGGATTTCTCTATGAGAATCTCGTAA
- the nadA gene encoding quinolinate synthase NadA, which produces MTSTVSTPIAYDYPQQNAAGATCTAQAWAKTPPQLHGTENAAVIARIKQLLIEKDTALVAHYYVDGDIQDLAMETGGYVADSLEMARFGKNHSAKNLIVAGVRFMGESAKILSPEKRVFMPDLEASCSLDLGCDAADFAAFRALHPDRTVVVYANTSAAVKAQADWMVTSSCALAIVHQLKVEGKKILWAPDRHLGRYIQEQTGADMLLWNGACIVHDEFKAVELEMLMAAHPNAMVLVHPESPQAVVDLADVVGSTSAMIKAVVEGSATEYIVATDNGILHRMRQLAPNKVLIEAPTAGDSATCKSCAHCPWMAMNGLQGILNCLENASGEIFIKEDIRVKALGCIERMLDFTQNHPDLLAKAQHGFVKNIGVA; this is translated from the coding sequence ATGACTTCCACTGTTAGCACCCCTATAGCCTATGATTACCCTCAGCAGAATGCTGCCGGAGCTACCTGCACCGCTCAAGCTTGGGCCAAAACACCTCCCCAACTTCATGGCACTGAGAATGCCGCTGTTATTGCTCGCATTAAGCAACTGCTGATTGAGAAAGATACTGCTTTAGTTGCCCATTACTACGTCGATGGTGATATTCAGGATTTAGCGATGGAGACTGGTGGTTACGTAGCCGACTCTCTAGAGATGGCCCGCTTTGGTAAGAATCACTCAGCCAAAAACTTGATTGTGGCTGGCGTGCGCTTTATGGGTGAATCTGCCAAAATTTTGAGTCCAGAAAAGCGCGTCTTCATGCCAGACCTAGAAGCAAGTTGCTCTCTAGACTTGGGCTGTGATGCTGCTGACTTTGCTGCGTTTAGAGCCCTGCATCCAGATCGCACAGTGGTTGTCTATGCCAATACGAGTGCTGCCGTTAAAGCCCAAGCCGATTGGATGGTAACTAGCTCTTGCGCTTTAGCTATTGTTCATCAACTCAAAGTTGAGGGCAAAAAAATCTTGTGGGCACCTGATCGTCACTTAGGTCGCTACATTCAAGAGCAGACTGGCGCTGATATGCTGTTATGGAATGGTGCGTGCATTGTTCATGATGAATTTAAAGCCGTTGAATTAGAAATGTTAATGGCAGCACATCCCAATGCCATGGTTCTGGTTCACCCTGAGTCTCCACAAGCAGTTGTAGATTTAGCAGATGTCGTTGGCTCCACATCTGCCATGATTAAAGCCGTGGTTGAAGGCTCTGCTACTGAATATATTGTGGCTACTGATAATGGTATCTTGCATCGTATGCGCCAATTGGCCCCCAATAAAGTGTTAATCGAGGCCCCTACTGCTGGTGATAGTGCTACCTGCAAGAGTTGCGCTCATTGCCCTTGGATGGCCATGAATGGCTTGCAAGGTATTCTGAATTGCCTTGAGAACGCCTCTGGTGAAATTTTTATCAAAGAAGATATTCGAGTGAAAGCATTGGGCTGTATCGAGCGAATGTTAGATTTCACACAAAATCATCCCGATCTTCTGGCCAAGGCTCAACATGGCTTTGTGAAAAATATTGGCGTCGCTTAA